CAATTGCAAGGTATGCTTCTGGAAAGCTCTATGTACAGGCTAAGGCACTAGTTTACACCTCCCTGTCTATTATTATGAAAAATGAGTTGAAGTAATTATCTTCTAATTGTACATAATCGTTAGATTTGCTGTATTTGAGGCCCTGTGGCATGGCCTTGGCCCTGGAGTTGTTCTCTGGCAAAAGCTCCAGTACAAGATGTAAATTGGAGAGTCCAATTAGCCTTAGTTATCCATGCTCTTTTTAAATACTACAGCAGTTTGTTCTTCATGCCTagaacacaaattgatccaaattgGAAAACCTTGATGCTTCGGATTTTAGGTGAAAGTCCTGATTCAGAATTTCACCTGCCCAATCATAATAGCTTCTTGATATTTTTCCTCTCCTTCATTAAGTACAAAGTTCTGTTATGACTGCACCTTTTACTAGTTTCTCGCTTTATTAATGTACTGCACCAATGCTAACAGCTTACATGCCAAAATTACACTAAACTTAGTGGGAGTTCATTTTCAAGGCATATAATCAAGAGAACGATCTAGATTTTGTGTCGAGTTACTAATCAAATTGGATGTTTTGGCGTGATTTATAGGTGTACTACTGCAAGGAAGATGAAGTATGCTTGTATCAATCTTTGACCTTTGAAGTACCATTCCAAGATCTGAATCCAAACTCTGTCCCAGCAGACATCACCCTTCCTTATACTGTCAAGCCAAAAACAACTAGAAGTAGCTTAGATGTACCAGTTGCCCGTTGAGTATAGTATGGACGTTACAACTCGCAGATGTTCACTGCAGATTCTCTATGAACTCCCGTCAGCCTGGACAGAGAACTGTTTTATTACATATAGATTAAGGTGTATACATGTTCTTGTACcatttagaaatttaattagcCTAACGTTACCAATTGTTCCTACATCACATTCTTTTCCCCCTTGAAACCATAAGGCTCAATTTGTAGAGAAaaaaaggggttggatcccACCATCTCATCTCTCtcccttttgtgttttgtaatcCTCTTGACATGCATATCCTGTAATGTAAAATTCACATGTAATGATAAGGAGGTGTCTGGGGGTAGTACAAAATGGTCTTGAGGGTGGCTGCAAAGAATCATTGCAACTTTGGACCCTTTTACATATAACCAGTTGAGGGAGAATTCTCTTCTCCTATACATGAAAGGATAAAATATGTACTTGTACATTTGTTCTCTGGAGGGTGGAATATAACTGTTTAGTTTTCAGATTTGTATTGCCAACGATCAAAGTGCAAAAATATGCTGAAATTTGGTTGTCAAAAGTGGTCAtgtgttgaagaagaagaaaagcatATTCACATGCCTGCTTCAACCATAAGTAGGCCTGTGTTCTGCTGTCATAATTATAGGGATGGATGTCTTGTGTTCCCATTCCTTGTGGCCTCATTATTTGCTGGAGTATTAGTTAATCTAAATCCCCATCATTATGTTTGTGATAAGCAAGGGATAAAGTAAAGACTGCGCTCTCATGTGATCAATCATTATGCTTTTTTTGTTTTAGGAAGCAAACGCCGAATTGACACACCCCAACAAACATGGGCGGACTAATACATGCATTTTTCAGGGTCCCTCCCCCCAAAgagaaccctttttttttcttcttcttttcaacATCTTTCTTGTTATGAGATACTAATTTGTTATTTTGCGAATCTACAAGGTAAAATTCCTTCACGTTCtgctcttttgtttttcttgcatTGGGAATAATatgttacaaatttttttttttctgcctgTTCCATTGAAtgaatcttcttcttcttcttctccttcttctttttgGTGGGGTGTGGGAAGAAGATGAATCTTGTTAACAGAGAAAGGAGTTTAATTAAGTGCGATTGATTTCCAATTATAATAATATAACCTTACTTTGAAGCTATCCTAAAACTACAAGAAAAGTTTAGCAGCAGAGCACAGGTGATTGAGACATATTAAACACTAAAGTATGATTGGTTAGGGGATGGTTTATGAGCAAGGTTTAACACCAGAAggcaaaaatatatatacttgttttttttcccaattgaaaaataatatctGCAAGTAGCACTTGATTAGCTACAAAACCCTTCCTAAATGCCAAGATTCCTAAAGCTATCTGTTTCTGTAAAATTAGGAACAAGAAAATTCCCAGAACAGTGAAAAGAGTAAAGTTATTTTGGAAAACTTAAGGCCTGATGGATGATTTGTTAACCTGATGGATGATAGTTTTCCATGATATGTTAACCTGATGGCCGAAAGTCAAGTGTATACGAAACATAAGACAAATGGATGATTTGCCCCGTCAaattcaagcaaaatataaaaacttcttTGGTATTGTCTAAATCAAGGGATTTAACAATTAGTATATTTCTTATCCATTTACTTGTCTTTCATGGAGATTCACGACCGACTTCTTTAATATTCTCTCAGTCACCTTCAGATGGTTTAGTTTAATCGCAACTGTTTAGAAGATTGATGAGTTAATTACGTCCATCCATATTaagaagtagaaaaaaaaaatctcaaatcaTTGATtgctaaaaatatttttgcagaAACAAGTTGAGCAAACTTTTTAACAGTTCCTCATGGATGGATATCACTGCAAGTTAGATATCTGCTGTTGCTTCTTCTCATCATGTATATCTAAtgcaatcaaaaaaaaaaaaaatcaattattaTTAGTCTCGATCTTTGTCTTGAAAATCAACTTAATCGGTAAGAGCATTAGTCAGGTGACTGTCAGACTCTTGGTTCGACTCTTcccttttccctcttttcttttgtaaagTTCGGAGTCTCCCCTCCCTTTGGCCCcgaaaaaaaagtaattatcaGCCTTTGACATAATATTACAACTTGATTAAAATGTGGGTTTCATGTAttgaaaaaattcaaagaaaaattgtcaATTTGAATGTGTAAAACATAAAATAACACTACTAAACTGCAAGATTAGATGATCCAATCCTGAAGCAGTCACCATCATCCAATGGGTCAATAAGAGTGGCCACAATTTGCACATTGATAATTGGTTTTATGTTAACGAGGTTGAGATTAGTCATCATAATCCATTACATGATTAAACCTAAAATATTGCATTTAGATAAGACCAAAGTGATCTACATTATCTCTCCGGCTCCTTGTTTTGTCCTCTATAATTTACCATACGGATTCTAAATTGTTAATATAATAATGAGGCAAGTTTTTTACTTTCTTCACAAGCCGTTGACCTGTGTAGCAGTGAAGAAACTGGAGATTGATTTTTATCGTATGCAAAAGTGCATGTGCTTCTGCTATGGCAGAATGAAACTTCACTCTAAAGAAGTCAATGGCAGAAGGATTAAAAACTTTAAAAGCTGAAATTATTGATTGAGTTTAACACTTAATTACTTCTAAGCATGTGCTTGCTAGTTGTAGCCTTGTAGGTTACTTGTACGTGGAgcttttttttgtcaaaataaacTTCACCCCCAACAACTTAATCATGAGAGGCTTAAGATGGATGTCTGATTGGAAGAGGCAAGACACTCTGGCAAGCATGCTAATCAGTATTAAGGTTCACATGTTGCTCTCTAAGTTTATCCACAAATCCTCTTTGCTCAAAATTTGAGGGACAATTAGCATTTTCTATGGCAAGCTTGAGCTACTCAACCACCGGTAGCTCAAAACTGTACGAAAAATTTAttagtttctcaaaatctaaaacAGTAGTAGCAGTTTGTTAATATCAGTAGATATACCAGTTGATTCGTGTCAAGTTATACACGAAACATAACTATTTCAATTGTGAATTGGTATTCCGAAGAATGATGAATCTGCCAAGAGATCGAGCAAGGTTGGTTGGACTATTATAAAGTATAACTGCTGTCATGAAAGTCGAATTTTGCACAAGATAATAAAGTGTGGTAGACATCACTTGCAATTAGTACGTTCCCAGAATCACAGATCATTTACAGGAGCTCGTATAGATCGTTGGTCAACACAATTCATATATTGACAGTAAAATTTGCACACATGATTTCTTGTGAGAAAGTGATTTATTCTTACTGATTGAGTCAACTTGTGTTGTATTACTGTACACGAACGAATGGAGGGATACAGAGGCTTCCTTGCAACGAGGATAATACTGAAGCTCAGAGCATTAGTCAAAGGATTCCAAATTGATAGCTGGTGATGTAGTGTATTACAAAAGAATGCTATTTCTAATCTAGTGAAAGATATAAAAGAAAGTTAAGGTATACAAAAGGCCTATGTAAAGGAACTACCTTAGGGTAGAAAtacttttagatgattttccaccccaaaaaaaagaaaaagaaaagaagtggcCAAGAAAGTGAGAATATATATGTTACGTAAGGCAATGTGTATCAAATCTCTCCACACCCCATCAAAGAAATGCCACTGTGTGAGTCCAAGCAAGCATCATAATGAACCAAAACAAAGGCCAGTCTTGATAGAAAGTGCCATGAAAACAACCACATGCTTCCCTTTTCTAGCTCCCCTTTTCTCCTATCTGTGCATCACCCACTAATCATTGCtaagaataaaaacaaatagGAGTGACCCCATATGAGAGCCAATGAGTGAAAGCCACTATCACTTTGTTATCCAATAAGGCATTTCCACATCATCAACTTTTGGAATTTTTGCTAGAATGAATGGTTATTCTTTGTAAAACACAGACTTGACCTTGGAAGACACGATAGGGCAACACATGTGAGTGaccaatttttattgttttcttcCCTACGTTGTCACCCTCGATCGAGTGTGTTCTGTACTTTAAAGTCGCCCAGATGCTGCCAATCTGTTCAAAGGATACTACTAATTTGATCTTTTTCATTAATTATGTGCTTTTTTTCTAGCAATTAGTTAGTAGTCCTTTGGTCATCTTTTGTAAAGCAAAAGGAATTAGCTCTATGCTCATTTCTACGCTttagcagaaaaaaaaaagaggtatttgaggtgcgtttgataaaactgaaatatgaattttgaatccattaaattattgaattattaagtcGTAAATCTGATAcgtttgagtgtatatcatattaagtgatgaatgaatagtttatcacttaattttagaAGCAAGTTTTGCTTACGAAATTTAGTGCTACtgaattaattcagatgttcaatatTTCGTTATCAAATGCATCTAAGcatattaagatctgaatttattaaatttaagtactgaATTGAATTATTAAACAAGGCTTTAGTCAATTTTGGAAACGAGCGAGAGGAATTAGCTCTATATATGCTCATTTGTATGAGCAAGTCATAAGCTTAAACAGTTGTTTTTAAGCATGATACAACCATGTGAGAATATAAGACAACCATGTTGAAACATGATCAACTAAAACCTGTCCATTAAAGAAAACTACTCTTAGCTAGTATTAGTTTTTCCAAATTTATCTCGTTATTCTATCTCCTTATCCAtatattttaagtattttcaTCTCTGATACTTTCGTGAATTTTTAAAATCATTAGAGATATTTTCATCCctgatttttagaaataatcCCAAGGGATAAAAAGTAACAATGTGTGAaactttttacaaaaaaaaaaaaaaaatgtttttggcGCTATTAAAATCTATCTTATCGTATATATATCTAGGATTTTACTTCTTGTCGTatgttattcctttttttttttttaactctttaTGATTTTACACTTGCACTAAGTGATTAGTGTTTGTTGGTttcttaaaattttgttttgcgtacataaaAGCGGCTACCCGTTTATTTGGCCTTTGAATTCTTCAATACAAGTAATCTTGCACCATCTTTAGAATCAAATTTTCTCAATCGTAAAAGTGACCAAGTGGACTAATCTACCTCGGAATATCAAACTAATTTTTGTTCGAGTGTAACCATACAATGCTGAAAAAAGTCATTCAAAAtttgattgctatttttttttggagtttttgtgtAAAAATGTATTGTAATTGCGATCTAATGTacgtgaaaaaaaaatatattcacaaaaagtataaaaattttttggaaaaaaaaatgggaatCCAAACATGGAAATCTTGAAAATGCTTCCGGGATCGAACTGTCAAAGCCCCTCATTCATGCGTGTTCCCTGGTGATCATGGCTTCGTGCTTCTTAGTGAAGGTAAAATTTATGTTGGCCAATAATTCACCAAGGATTGTCACTTTGTCAGAGTTTGATGAACATCACTcttattgaaaaagaaagaaaagaaatgtatTGGTCATAGTCAGCTACGTGTTTTTAGCTTCGATCAAGTGAATGGTATTATGATCAGGAATATGTGAAGGCTTCTGTACTTTTTGTCCAGTTAAGCACATTGCAAATTTTGAGGCAGAAGAAGGCTCAGATGAGAAGACGAGACATGATAATGATATAGACATACACCAACTATTCTTAAAGCACTATTAGaaaataaacaacaataatTACATTACACCAAATAAAGTTTAGGTTAGACCTAATTGCTCTCCTTTACCTTTGTATGCAAGTTAAGGTGATCCAACTAACATGGCTAATCGCTAAGGTTctcatttttcaatgaaataatTCCACTCGATATTATTGTCATCtgcaattgcttaaatattgctTCTTCATTTGCTTCTAGGTCGTCACAAGGGTCTAATTCCATTTTCTTGTAAGGGAAACAATTTAAAGGCTTCTCAACAATTCTTGTTGAATTTAGCTTTTAAATTTGGTCAGAATTGAAGAACACTTTACAAGGATGTTATTCCCTCATTTTGCAACAAGGGTTTGATCCAAACCCTGATATTTGCCCTTCCTCGTCGCCCTTTTTTCATCCCTCTCATGCCCGTTATAAAACGATAAACTAGAAAGTAAAAAACATAAGATGATACaggataaaagaagaaaagggttTGACAAGCTAGAAGCTGCTTTTGAATTATCATCCCTGACGGATTTAGCTGTAAAATCTAAATAATAGAAGATGTTGCTCGCATGAtggagggttttttttttttttttttctacaataGGCATTTACAGGGGAAAAGCTAAACTACACTCAGGGCACACCAAAGAGAGTCTCACTCAAGGCATGATGGAGGTTAGTTTGATGATTTAATCATTTCTAAAGGTGAAATATCCTTGCATTCCTATTGATTGATTAATTTGGAGACAGAGGTGATATCCATGTAAACCATGAGAAAAGCAGGGTAAATCAAACAATAGTGTTATTTTCTAGTATATTTCGAACACAAAAGTAGATAAAGAAATTTCAAAAACCACAAGTATGCAAGCCTCTGGATTTACAGCTTCAAGACTGTAGGATTATGTCCAATGTTGGGGTGGACTATAGCCTAAAGCAAAGCTACACCGATTATTAGGTTGTGGTCGATGCAATTGTAAACACATGAAGCCATGCACTGTTGTTAAAGATAATCCACAAGCCTAGTTAATAGCTAGACAAGTAACAAGCACAAACCAAATGTTCAGCtaaataaaatggtaaattttaattctaccatttttcttccaaatttcaaagtaaaattatttttttacgtgaatatcttctttttttttttgtaatataaCAGAAGAATCCAACCTTACAAAGGAAAGGAAGGAAAGGGTACGGCTTGAGAATCGAACTAGGGTTCTGTACTATCGCCGAACTAATGCATCCTTTGGTTAGGTGAATATCAAatgccaaaacaaaaaaaaaaatagagaacaATAAGAAAAAACTCTTCATGTTATTAGGTAAGTCATGAAAAcgaaattaccaaaaaaaagtATGTAATATTCTGACAATTAAGCTATCAAATATAAAACAATTAATTAAACATAATTGAACTATCACCCGTAATATCTGGTTCGACTTTTAATTCCGCTTACTCTCTTCCTACTTCCTTCTTATTTAACaaactaatacaaaaaaaaaaaaaaaaaaaaacccttcttGCTCCTTTCTTGAATAGTTGAACAAACTAAACAAAATCGAAACGCAACTTAAGTGATGAAAAACTAAGAAGAATGTTGAAAACGAAAAGATACTAAGAGTAAAGAAATAATGttcaaaaagaaacaagcaaTAGTAATTTATGAATCTTGGATTTGACAGTTGGAGTCAAAAGATGTGAGGTGCAGtggaaggtaaaaaaaaaaagaaaagaaaagagaagaaatagTAATTTGGAAATATAAACAGTACTGAAACAAGTTGTCCATTCAGAAGTTTTcgtaaacaaatatattttagTGCTCGAAAAAATAATGACTGAAAAATAGGTTCAGGAAcaatataaataaaaattgtaTGGAAAACAGGTGAtaaaacgaaaaagaaaaataaacattaaataaatagggcagcagcTCCCCTGCCAGCCCAGCCTTTGTCCTCCTTCAAACATTTCCAACACAATAAAGTCTCCTCTCCCTTCCCTCTTCCCATTCTCTTCTAATCTCCCTTCGctttattttttcttcaagttttctttcttctttccccTCCACCTCTTCTTCCACTCATCCCTCACTTCAACATCCACAAAAGGCTATATATTATTCGTTCAACCTGCTGCTAAGCTATACTCCGAACACCCCCCTCCTTCCACGGCGGTTCCTCCTCCACGGTTTCAGCCGCCGCGATCATCTTCGCGCCACCACTTAGGTACTACTGCTACTTGTTTAATACTGTCCAATATCGTTCCAACTTGTTAAGCTGGGTATCTAGTGTTTCTTTTCCGCTCTTGCAATACAAAATTGCTTTACAGTTTCATCAATTTATTGGAGGAGCGTGGAAAGAAATGCATCATCCGTCAATTTATAGGATGTAAATATTTGGTGCACGAAAGCGTGATTGTTAGGCTTGACCAGATATGGTATATTTGGTTTATCTTCGGAATCTAATTTAGATATCTGCTTTATTCTGTTTGCCAGAATAGAATTGGTTGGATTCATTTATTCATTCCTTCATTCCGCAACGAGATTTCTGAAGGAAGAAATAAAAACCGTTTCTCTCAACGGCATCATGATGACGTCAGAGTATTCCATCTCGAATCCCGAGGCCGACTCCAATGATCGATCGCGGGAGTCCAAGCGCAAAAAGCGAAGAAAAATCGGGCCCGAGGATTCATTAGGCCAGCCGGAGAGCATTGCGGACCCCAGCCGGTGGAGATCCGAGTCCGAGGAACGGATCTACGCCACGAAGCTAGTCGACGAGCTGTCTAAAGTCCGTCCGGCGCCTTCGTCTCCGGTCTCCGGTGGAAGAGCCGTTCGCGAGACGGCGGACAGAGTCTTGGCCGTTGCGGCCAAAGGGAGGAGTCGCTGGAGTAGAGCGATTCTCACGGGTCGACTAAGTTTTCGACTCAGCCAGATTAATAAAAGGCATAGACACATGAAAACCAAGGTCACCGGCGATAACCGGTTGAAGAAACCTGTTTCCAAAAAGAGGTTGCCACCGTTGCAGAGGAAAGTGAAGGTATTGGGCCGGTTAGTTCCCGGCTGCCAGAAAATTTCCTTTCCTAGCCTTCTGGAAGAGGCCACTGATTACATAGCAGCTTTGCAAATGCAAGTCCGAGCCATGACTGTACTCTCTGAGCTTCTCGGCGGCGGCGGGGGCAATGGCAATGGCAATGCCAGTGCCAGTGGCGGCTCAAGTCAATCTTAGCCTCGGCGTATGTGATTAATTACTATGGCTAGCTGAGGTGTTTTTAGTAATTTCGTTAATTTTTTacgattttttagaaaaagcTTTTGTTAATAATCGAGAGGTTTTCTATTTTCGTGTATTTTATTGTATACATGTCCCATTTTACCCCTCTTGATCTCTCGCGCTCTTTTTCTCTCTCGACATAGCCATATGATTTTATTCGTTTTTTTCCCAGTTTTAAATTTGTGTGTgttaattataatttttttttctcatttgctTATTCTTTGTGTTTGATCGGTTGATCATAAAGTTGAACATGCCAACTAATTTGTTACTGCTCACTTTAGAAGCGTATTAAACTATAATCTTCTGTGATTCGCTTCCCACTG
This portion of the Coffea arabica cultivar ET-39 chromosome 2e, Coffea Arabica ET-39 HiFi, whole genome shotgun sequence genome encodes:
- the LOC113732985 gene encoding transcription factor bHLH149-like — its product is MMTSEYSISNPEADSNDRSRESKRKKRRKIGPEDSLGQPESIADPSRWRSESEERIYATKLVDELSKVRPAPSSPVSGGRAVRETADRVLAVAAKGRSRWSRAILTGRLSFRLSQINKRHRHMKTKVTGDNRLKKPVSKKRLPPLQRKVKVLGRLVPGCQKISFPSLLEEATDYIAALQMQVRAMTVLSELLGGGGGNGNGNASASGGSSQS